From one Formosa sediminum genomic stretch:
- a CDS encoding Crp/Fnr family transcriptional regulator encodes MIKTLINSYGDVLEEALIKDIAETGRIKMIPKHVKMIDIGDYIKSIPLLVSGVIKILREDDNGNELLLYYLEEGNTCSMTMSCCINHNKSNIRAFTETEVQVILIPIQKMEEWMAKYESWRNFVIENYHRRVLELLTTLDNIAFKQMDERLILYLKDQSRVNQTDIIHKTHKEIAYDLHTSRVVISRLLKTLEKRNKIELGRNYIKIIHL; translated from the coding sequence ATGATAAAGACACTAATAAATAGCTATGGAGATGTATTAGAAGAAGCTCTAATTAAAGACATTGCTGAAACAGGACGGATAAAAATGATACCAAAACATGTTAAAATGATAGATATTGGCGATTATATAAAGTCTATACCTCTACTTGTTTCTGGTGTTATAAAAATTTTAAGAGAAGACGATAATGGCAACGAGTTACTATTATATTATTTGGAAGAAGGCAACACCTGTTCTATGACGATGTCCTGCTGTATAAACCATAATAAAAGTAATATAAGAGCCTTTACTGAAACTGAAGTACAAGTGATTTTAATTCCCATCCAAAAAATGGAGGAATGGATGGCAAAATATGAATCTTGGAGAAACTTTGTTATAGAAAATTATCATCGTAGAGTGTTAGAATTACTTACAACTTTAGACAATATTGCATTTAAGCAGATGGACGAGCGTTTAATACTGTATTTAAAAGACCAATCTCGAGTAAACCAAACAGATATTATACATAAAACACACAAAGAAATTGCATACGATTTACACACCTCACGGGTTGTAATATCTAGACTTTTAAAAACGCTAGAAAAGCGTAATAAAATAGAATTAGGAAGAAACTACATTAAGATTATACATTTATAA
- a CDS encoding flavodoxin family protein, which produces MKHPDFSHLRVMYINCTLKKSPNKSHTSTLFDISKAILNKENVAVDQIRFIDHEVASGVYPDMTEYGWDTDEWPDLFKRIINADILIIGTPIWLGEKSSEAQKLIERLYAMSGKTNEKGQYLFYGKVGGCMITGNEDGVKHCAMGMLYALQHIGYSIPPQADAGWIGEVGPGPSYGDTKWQDKTLDVPAGFDSDFTNRNVTFMTYNLLHLAHMLKANNGYPNYGNSREEWDDGTRWEFENPEYR; this is translated from the coding sequence ATGAAACATCCAGACTTTAGCCATTTACGCGTTATGTATATAAATTGTACGTTAAAAAAATCACCTAATAAAAGCCATACATCTACATTATTTGATATATCTAAAGCTATTTTAAACAAAGAAAATGTTGCTGTAGACCAGATACGGTTTATAGATCACGAAGTAGCTTCTGGAGTATATCCAGATATGACTGAATATGGATGGGACACAGACGAATGGCCAGATTTATTTAAACGTATTATAAATGCAGATATTTTAATTATAGGTACGCCTATATGGCTCGGAGAAAAATCATCTGAAGCTCAAAAACTAATTGAGCGATTATACGCTATGAGTGGTAAAACCAATGAAAAAGGACAATACCTTTTTTACGGAAAAGTTGGAGGATGCATGATTACAGGAAATGAAGATGGTGTAAAACATTGCGCTATGGGTATGTTATATGCGTTACAACATATTGGGTATTCTATCCCACCACAAGCTGATGCTGGTTGGATTGGAGAGGTTGGTCCAGGTCCAAGTTACGGAGACACAAAATGGCAAGACAAAACTTTAGATGTCCCTGCAGGTTTTGATAGCGACTTTACTAATAGAAATGTAACATTCATGACCTATAATTTACTTCATTTAGCGCATATGCTTAAGGCTAACAACGGATATCCTAATTATGGAAACTCAAGAGAAGAATGGGACGATGGCACACGATGGGAATTCGAAAACCCAGAATACAGGTAA
- a CDS encoding efflux RND transporter periplasmic adaptor subunit, producing MKTYTYIIAAIALSIFTTSCGNDEKKVTADTTPPIPVKVSAIQENTKHPFVTASGKIQAKNSADLSTRIMGYVNSIPVNVGDKVKKGQLLISINNTDLQAKSAQIDAGITEATVAFNNAEKDYNRFQNLFADNSASQKELDDMTANYEMAKARLEAAKQMKNEVNSQFAYANIKAPFTGIVTSKTIEVGDMATPGMPLISVETPGLFEVIASVPESEISEIKTGTKVQVNVKSINKIISGIVTEVSTSAKHTGVQYLVKVALNSTDAPILSGMFTTVQFPVAKKATTTSMILIPKSALVTRGQLTGIYTASQSGTAVLRWLRLGRTYGDTIEVLSGLSANESYIVSAEAKLFNGAKISIQ from the coding sequence ATGAAAACATACACCTATATAATCGCCGCAATTGCATTATCAATATTCACAACAAGTTGTGGTAATGATGAGAAAAAAGTAACAGCAGACACAACACCACCAATACCCGTAAAAGTAAGTGCTATACAAGAAAACACAAAGCATCCTTTTGTAACGGCTAGCGGAAAAATTCAAGCAAAAAACAGTGCAGATTTAAGCACGCGTATTATGGGCTATGTAAATAGTATTCCTGTAAACGTTGGCGATAAAGTAAAGAAAGGCCAATTATTAATATCTATAAACAACACCGATTTACAAGCTAAAAGTGCTCAGATAGATGCTGGTATTACAGAAGCTACAGTGGCTTTTAATAATGCAGAGAAAGACTATAACCGGTTTCAGAATTTATTTGCAGACAACAGTGCCTCTCAAAAAGAGTTAGACGATATGACTGCAAATTACGAAATGGCTAAAGCCCGATTAGAAGCTGCTAAACAAATGAAAAACGAAGTGAACTCTCAGTTTGCATACGCTAATATAAAAGCACCTTTTACTGGAATTGTAACCAGTAAAACTATTGAAGTTGGCGATATGGCAACTCCTGGTATGCCTTTAATTTCTGTAGAAACTCCAGGTCTTTTTGAAGTGATTGCCAGCGTACCTGAAAGTGAAATTTCTGAAATTAAGACAGGTACTAAAGTGCAAGTTAATGTGAAATCTATTAACAAAATAATTTCTGGAATAGTTACAGAAGTCAGCACATCTGCAAAACATACGGGCGTACAATATTTAGTAAAGGTTGCTTTAAACAGTACAGATGCTCCTATTTTATCGGGAATGTTTACAACGGTTCAATTTCCTGTTGCTAAAAAAGCAACGACAACGAGTATGATATTAATTCCTAAGTCTGCACTAGTCACTCGCGGACAACTTACTGGAATATATACAGCAAGCCAAAGCGGAACTGCCGTTTTACGTTGGTTACGTTTAGGCCGTACATATGGAGACACGATTGAAGTGTTATCTGGTTTATCTGCGAATGAGTCTTACATCGTATCTGCCGAAGCAAAATTATTTAATGGTGCCAAAATTTCAATTCAATAA
- a CDS encoding TolC family protein → MKKRHLLILSFFLFSILLRAQQITPIEKAEVLTKVIEENRSIKISQQEYKESQADYKQTNAVFLPNITASHTAMATTNPLMAFGAKLNQEILTASDFNPEQLNDPSQIENYATKFEILQPIINIDGIYQRKAAKTKMHAMALQTERKIDFLTFEVEKAYMHLQLAYKAVDVLEKALEAALANKKLADNSFKQGYLQRADVLSVAVRVTEVQNQLQSAKSNVKNASNYISFLIHDNSNVVFMPTDSLTVNITPLIDRKVTENRADIKVMQLATDAYQNMYKADKMTFLPRLNAFGSFELYDDQIFHADASGYMFGAQLSWDVFQGSKRFGKTQKSKAEFEKSKYQYEQYVSQSNLEFNKAQRMLLDAESKLKLTALALEQSKESLRIRTNRFSEGLEKTSDLLLAETLYAKKQLEYYQTIFEYNYAQAYLQFLTKD, encoded by the coding sequence ATGAAAAAAAGACACCTTTTAATACTTAGTTTTTTTCTATTTAGCATATTACTTCGAGCACAACAAATTACTCCTATTGAAAAGGCTGAAGTATTAACTAAAGTGATTGAAGAAAACAGATCGATAAAAATCTCTCAGCAAGAATATAAGGAATCGCAAGCAGATTATAAACAAACAAATGCGGTGTTTTTACCCAATATTACAGCCTCTCATACCGCAATGGCTACAACAAATCCGTTAATGGCTTTTGGGGCAAAATTGAATCAGGAAATATTAACCGCTAGCGATTTTAATCCTGAACAATTAAACGATCCTTCTCAAATTGAAAATTACGCTACAAAATTTGAAATTCTACAACCTATTATAAATATAGATGGTATTTACCAACGTAAAGCTGCCAAGACCAAAATGCACGCGATGGCGTTACAAACCGAACGTAAAATAGATTTTTTAACCTTCGAGGTCGAGAAAGCCTATATGCATTTACAGTTGGCTTATAAAGCGGTAGATGTGTTAGAAAAAGCTCTAGAAGCTGCTTTGGCTAATAAAAAATTAGCAGATAATAGTTTTAAGCAAGGCTATTTACAACGGGCAGATGTATTGTCTGTAGCAGTGCGTGTAACCGAAGTGCAAAACCAACTACAATCGGCTAAAAGTAATGTAAAAAATGCATCTAATTATATCTCATTTTTAATACACGATAATTCTAATGTGGTGTTTATGCCTACAGATAGTTTAACAGTAAATATAACACCTTTAATAGACAGAAAAGTAACAGAAAACAGAGCAGATATTAAAGTCATGCAACTGGCTACAGATGCTTACCAAAACATGTATAAAGCAGACAAAATGACTTTTTTACCTCGTTTAAATGCTTTTGGAAGTTTTGAGCTATACGACGACCAGATTTTCCATGCCGATGCAAGTGGCTATATGTTTGGTGCCCAATTAAGTTGGGATGTGTTTCAGGGTTCTAAACGTTTTGGAAAAACACAAAAAAGTAAAGCTGAATTTGAAAAATCTAAATACCAATACGAGCAATATGTATCTCAAAGTAATTTAGAGTTTAACAAAGCACAACGTATGCTTTTAGATGCAGAAAGTAAACTCAAATTAACGGCTTTAGCCTTAGAACAATCTAAAGAATCTTTAAGAATTAGAACGAACAGATTTAGTGAAGGTTTAGAAAAAACATCAGATTTATTATTGGCAGAAACTCTGTATGCAAAAAAGCAATTAGAATACTACCAAACCATTTTCGAATACAATTACGCACAAGCTTATTTACAATTTTTAACTAAAGACTAA
- a CDS encoding GNAT family N-acetyltransferase yields MKLLRTNSNHTDFKALVSLLDADLALRDGEDHAFYAQFNGIDSLKHVVVVYKNKIPVACGAIKTFNDNTVEVKRMYTAQDYRGQVLATVVLKELEQWAAELHYTACVLETGLQQPEALALYHKNGYTLIPNYGQYAEIDNSRCFKKQIL; encoded by the coding sequence ATGAAACTTTTAAGAACAAATTCAAATCATACAGATTTTAAAGCACTTGTTAGCTTATTAGATGCCGATTTGGCCTTAAGAGATGGTGAAGATCATGCATTCTATGCACAGTTTAATGGTATAGACAGCTTAAAACATGTTGTAGTGGTCTATAAAAATAAAATTCCTGTAGCTTGTGGAGCAATTAAAACCTTTAATGACAATACTGTAGAAGTGAAACGGATGTACACTGCACAAGATTATCGCGGACAAGTGTTAGCAACTGTTGTATTAAAAGAACTAGAACAATGGGCTGCAGAATTACACTATACAGCTTGCGTTTTAGAAACCGGATTACAGCAACCCGAAGCCTTAGCATTATATCATAAAAACGGCTACACACTTATACCTAATTACGGGCAATACGCTGAAATTGATAATAGTAGATGTTTTAAAAAACAAATCCTATAA
- a CDS encoding dipeptidase — MKYLAVLILLVTACKSPTNKKMEPKTYLDIHNEAIVIDTHNDILMKTEDQGVIFDQDLTGQTHSDLERWKTGGLDVQIFSVYCDGNTKNSYAIANRQMDSLDAVVARNPDKIVKVANSKALLKAVEAHKIAAMFGVEGGHMIEGDLNKLEALYNRGARYLSLTHNAAPDWATSAADETTNPDLEEKGLTDFGIQVIKKMNALGMMIDVSHSGEQTFWDVIKLTNKPIIASHSSVYNLASSQRNLKDDQIKAIAKNGGVIMVNFHPNFIDNSFKAKAQAFFERHATEGDSLVKSGMDTWYMQDYLYKKYADEANQIRPPLATLINHIDYIVKLVGIDYVGLGSDFDGINITPQQLDDVTDYPLITKALVERGYSEADIIKILGTNFLRVLDANEIK; from the coding sequence ATGAAATATTTAGCAGTTTTGATTCTATTAGTGACAGCTTGCAAATCTCCAACAAACAAAAAAATGGAACCAAAAACTTATTTAGATATTCATAACGAAGCCATAGTTATAGACACTCACAATGATATTTTAATGAAGACAGAAGATCAGGGTGTAATCTTCGATCAAGATTTAACAGGTCAAACCCATAGTGATTTAGAACGTTGGAAAACTGGTGGACTGGATGTACAAATATTTTCTGTGTATTGTGACGGTAACACCAAGAACTCATACGCTATTGCTAATAGACAAATGGATAGTCTAGATGCTGTAGTTGCTAGAAACCCAGACAAAATAGTTAAAGTAGCGAACTCTAAAGCGCTTTTAAAAGCTGTTGAAGCACATAAAATTGCAGCTATGTTTGGTGTAGAAGGCGGACACATGATAGAAGGTGATCTTAACAAATTAGAAGCGCTTTATAATCGTGGTGCAAGATATTTATCTTTAACTCACAATGCCGCTCCAGATTGGGCCACAAGTGCAGCAGATGAAACCACAAACCCAGACTTGGAAGAAAAAGGATTAACAGATTTTGGAATTCAGGTTATAAAAAAAATGAATGCATTAGGCATGATGATAGATGTAAGTCATTCAGGAGAACAAACATTTTGGGATGTTATAAAACTTACCAACAAACCTATAATTGCTTCTCATAGTTCTGTTTACAATCTAGCCTCAAGTCAACGAAATTTAAAAGACGATCAAATTAAAGCTATTGCTAAAAACGGCGGTGTTATTATGGTAAATTTTCACCCTAATTTTATTGATAATAGTTTTAAAGCTAAAGCACAAGCATTTTTTGAAAGACATGCTACCGAAGGTGATTCTCTTGTAAAAAGCGGTATGGATACTTGGTATATGCAAGATTATCTATATAAAAAATATGCAGATGAAGCCAATCAAATCAGACCACCTTTAGCCACACTAATAAACCATATCGATTATATTGTAAAACTAGTAGGTATAGATTACGTTGGTTTAGGATCTGACTTTGATGGTATAAATATTACTCCGCAACAATTAGACGATGTTACAGATTACCCTTTAATAACTAAAGCTCTTGTAGAAAGAGGTTATAGTGAAGCAGATATTATTAAAATTTTAGGCACAAATTTCTTGAGAGTTTTAGATGCCAATGAAATAAAATAG
- a CDS encoding efflux RND transporter permease subunit, whose protein sequence is MKEGLAGKIAKVFIGSKLTVLLMIVFMVVGVYSSFLIPREEEPQIDVPMADIFVGYPGASPTEVESRVIKPLEKLISNIKGVEYVYSTSMKEQGMVIVQFYVGEDIERSFVKLYNEINKHMDEMPEGVTFPLVKTRAIDDVPMLGLTLWSENYDDYQLKQMAQELTDEIEKVNDVAITHKIGGRNRQMRVVLDKDKLAASGLDVLTVSEMIKANNKQLSAGSFDKSDTEFIVNTGKFLENVEDVENLVVGVQQNQPIYLKQVATIIDGPEVPQNYVSLGFGQASEKGSTYKSEYPAVTISIAKRKGADAMKIADVILEKVDHLRKHLIPDDVHVEITRNYGETASKKVSELLLHLMGSIVAVTFVVMLAMGWRGGLVVFLSVPITFALTLLSYYMLDYTLNRITLFALVFVTGIVVDDSIIIAENMHRHFKMKRLPFKQAALYAINEVGNPTILATFTVIASVLPMAFVSGLMGPYMSPMPIGASIAMILSLFVALTITPYLGVIFLRENDKKGQPEKVEKPMEDTLIYKLYNKFERPLLEHKGKRWLFLGLTFLALLGTMALFFTNSVAVKMLPFDNKNEFQVVIDMPEGTTLERTAAVTQDIAQFLSTRPEVVNYQSYVGTSAPITFNGLVRHYDLRGGSNMADIQVNLVDKEERTAQSHDIARLLRPEIQKIGSKYNANVKVVEVPPGPPVMSTIVAEIYGPDYDEQINVANQIQHILQNTDDVVDVDWMVEANQTEYEFNVNKEKAMLYGIAPQQIVYTLNMALSNRPISTLYNENASEQIGIILALDEKEKSTLSDISQLKVKSNQGQMITIGDLVDITESTKAKSIYRKNQKRVVYVMGDMAGKLESPVYAILGMEDKLKDVTLPEGYKLDKMYLGQPEFEDNYTVKWDGEWQITLEVFRDLGIAFLGAIIIIYLLIVGWFQNFKAPVVMMVAIPLSLIGIILGHWIMGAFFTATSFIGMIALAGIMVRNSVLLIDFINLRLEEGIPLKQAAIEAGAVRTTPILLTAGTVVIGAFVILFDPIFQGLAISLMGGTIVSTVLTLLVVPLVYYIIEKKNYK, encoded by the coding sequence ATGAAAGAAGGTTTAGCTGGAAAAATAGCCAAAGTCTTTATAGGCTCTAAGCTAACTGTACTTTTAATGATCGTGTTTATGGTTGTTGGAGTGTATAGTTCATTTTTAATTCCGCGTGAAGAAGAACCGCAAATTGATGTGCCAATGGCCGATATTTTTGTAGGCTATCCTGGCGCAAGTCCTACCGAAGTTGAGTCTAGAGTAATTAAGCCTTTAGAGAAATTAATTTCGAATATTAAAGGTGTAGAGTATGTGTATTCTACTTCTATGAAGGAACAAGGGATGGTGATTGTACAATTTTATGTAGGTGAAGATATCGAGCGTTCGTTTGTGAAATTATACAACGAAATTAATAAACATATGGACGAAATGCCCGAAGGTGTTACGTTTCCGTTAGTTAAAACGCGTGCCATAGACGATGTGCCCATGTTAGGTTTAACGTTATGGAGTGAAAACTACGACGATTACCAATTGAAGCAAATGGCGCAGGAATTAACCGATGAAATTGAAAAGGTAAACGATGTTGCGATTACACATAAAATTGGAGGAAGAAACCGCCAAATGCGTGTGGTGTTAGACAAAGACAAACTGGCTGCTAGTGGTTTGGATGTCTTAACCGTTTCTGAAATGATTAAGGCGAATAACAAACAATTAAGTGCTGGTAGTTTTGATAAAAGTGACACAGAATTTATTGTAAATACAGGGAAATTTTTAGAAAATGTTGAAGATGTAGAAAATTTAGTTGTTGGTGTACAACAGAATCAGCCCATTTATTTAAAGCAAGTTGCAACGATTATTGATGGTCCAGAAGTACCACAAAATTATGTGAGTTTAGGATTTGGACAAGCGAGTGAAAAAGGTTCCACATACAAATCGGAATATCCTGCTGTAACCATTTCTATTGCAAAACGCAAAGGTGCAGATGCCATGAAAATTGCAGATGTTATTTTAGAAAAAGTAGACCACTTGCGTAAACATTTAATTCCAGACGATGTACATGTAGAAATTACAAGAAACTACGGAGAAACAGCCTCTAAAAAAGTATCGGAATTATTATTGCACCTTATGGGTTCTATTGTTGCCGTAACTTTTGTGGTGATGTTAGCCATGGGCTGGCGTGGTGGTTTGGTGGTATTTTTATCGGTGCCCATTACATTTGCTCTAACCCTGTTAAGTTATTATATGTTGGATTACACGCTTAACAGAATTACTTTATTTGCATTGGTTTTTGTAACCGGTATTGTGGTAGATGATTCGATTATTATTGCCGAAAACATGCACAGGCATTTTAAAATGAAACGTTTGCCGTTTAAACAAGCAGCTTTATATGCCATTAACGAAGTAGGAAATCCTACTATTTTAGCAACATTTACTGTTATTGCTTCGGTATTACCAATGGCATTTGTATCTGGATTAATGGGGCCTTATATGTCGCCAATGCCAATTGGAGCTTCTATAGCCATGATTTTATCTCTATTTGTGGCCTTAACCATTACCCCATATTTAGGCGTAATTTTTCTACGTGAAAATGATAAAAAAGGGCAACCTGAGAAAGTTGAGAAACCTATGGAAGACACTCTTATTTACAAATTGTATAATAAGTTTGAACGCCCGTTACTGGAACACAAAGGAAAACGTTGGCTGTTTTTGGGATTAACATTTTTAGCTTTATTAGGTACAATGGCTCTATTTTTCACCAACTCTGTGGCCGTAAAAATGTTGCCTTTCGATAATAAAAATGAATTTCAAGTCGTTATTGATATGCCAGAAGGCACAACCTTAGAACGTACTGCAGCGGTTACTCAAGATATTGCTCAGTTTCTATCAACCAGACCTGAAGTGGTAAATTACCAAAGCTATGTAGGCACCTCTGCCCCTATTACATTTAATGGTTTGGTTCGTCATTACGATTTACGTGGTGGTAGCAATATGGCAGATATTCAAGTAAACTTAGTAGACAAAGAAGAGCGTACTGCACAAAGTCATGATATTGCACGTTTGTTACGTCCAGAAATACAGAAAATAGGCTCTAAATATAATGCCAATGTAAAAGTTGTAGAAGTCCCGCCAGGACCACCAGTAATGTCTACCATTGTTGCTGAAATTTATGGCCCAGATTATGACGAACAAATTAACGTTGCAAACCAAATACAACACATTCTACAAAACACTGATGATGTTGTTGATGTAGATTGGATGGTTGAAGCTAACCAAACAGAATACGAGTTTAATGTAAATAAAGAAAAAGCCATGCTGTATGGTATAGCACCTCAGCAAATTGTGTATACCTTAAATATGGCATTATCTAACAGACCAATTAGCACACTGTATAACGAAAACGCCTCGGAACAAATAGGCATAATTTTAGCTTTGGATGAAAAAGAAAAATCGACATTAAGTGATATTTCACAACTCAAAGTAAAATCTAACCAAGGTCAAATGATTACTATTGGCGATTTGGTAGATATTACAGAGTCTACCAAAGCAAAAAGCATTTACCGTAAAAACCAAAAACGTGTGGTTTATGTTATGGGAGATATGGCTGGTAAATTAGAAAGTCCGGTGTATGCTATTTTAGGCATGGAAGACAAACTAAAAGATGTTACACTTCCTGAAGGTTATAAACTAGATAAAATGTATTTAGGACAACCAGAATTTGAAGACAATTATACCGTAAAATGGGACGGTGAATGGCAAATTACTTTAGAAGTTTTCAGAGATTTAGGAATTGCGTTTTTAGGAGCAATTATCATTATTTACTTATTAATTGTAGGATGGTTTCAGAACTTTAAAGCCCCAGTTGTTATGATGGTAGCCATACCATTATCCTTAATAGGCATTATACTCGGCCACTGGATTATGGGTGCGTTCTTTACCGCAACGTCTTTTATCGGCATGATTGCTTTAGCCGGAATTATGGTTAGAAACTCTGTCTTACTAATCGACTTTATAAATTTAAGATTAGAAGAAGGTATCCCTTTAAAACAAGCTGCTATTGAAGCTGGAGCTGTAAGAACAACACCTATTTTATTAACAGCAGGAACAGTAGTGATTGGAGCTTTCGTGATATTATTCGACCCTATTTTTCAAGGATTAGCCATTTCTTTAATGGGCGGAACTATTGTTTCTACTGTACTTACGTTATTGGTTGTGCCATTAGTGTATTATATTATTGAAAAGAAAAATTACAAATAA
- a CDS encoding YgaP family membrane protein — protein MLNTYFRTIVGSMILLSIVLTVYVNENWIWFTVFIGVNLIQSVFTKWCLLETILKKFGLK, from the coding sequence ATGTTAAACACATATTTTAGAACCATAGTAGGTAGTATGATTTTATTAAGCATTGTACTTACCGTTTACGTGAACGAAAATTGGATATGGTTTACCGTATTTATTGGCGTAAACTTAATCCAATCGGTCTTCACAAAATGGTGTTTATTAGAGACGATTTTAAAGAAATTTGGCCTTAAATAA
- a CDS encoding DUF6051 family protein: MNTELLEFPFESISYNILPGTTDYECIKHALKLKSSAQFRTEVGTINDNVHIKDIRVNENHFFNYQIIKPKSSTVSKKVIFLLHGFNERDWSKYLPWAKAICNGTGSSVVLFPLAFHMQRAPKQWSEKREMYKLSEQRKKRYPNIINSTLSNVAISMRLHAMPQRFIYSGLQTYYDIIQLIENFKSGKNPQISTDFQFDFFAYSIGGFLAQILKLTNYNNYFSNAKLCLFCSGTTFNRFSSVSKFILDSEANVALYSFLIEHFDKFLKKDNLLKHYILDDHLEGEVFHAMLDYQKKRDFREALLKKYEDQIYAITLKKDYVIPSFEIINTLKGAYRDINIKVDEIDFDRDYTHENPFPNTKINNEQISKDFNFVFKKVCDFYNT, translated from the coding sequence ATGAATACAGAGTTATTAGAATTTCCTTTTGAATCGATATCGTACAATATACTCCCAGGAACTACAGATTATGAATGTATTAAACATGCGTTAAAATTAAAAAGTTCAGCCCAATTTAGAACAGAAGTTGGCACAATTAACGATAACGTACACATAAAAGATATTCGTGTAAACGAAAATCATTTTTTTAACTATCAAATTATAAAACCAAAAAGCAGTACGGTTTCTAAAAAAGTAATTTTTCTTTTACATGGTTTTAACGAACGCGACTGGTCCAAATACTTGCCTTGGGCAAAAGCAATATGTAATGGTACAGGTAGTTCTGTAGTGTTATTTCCTCTGGCGTTCCATATGCAACGCGCTCCTAAACAATGGAGTGAGAAAAGAGAAATGTATAAATTAAGCGAACAGCGCAAAAAAAGATATCCTAACATTATAAATTCTACCTTATCTAATGTAGCAATAAGCATGCGATTACACGCTATGCCACAGCGTTTCATATACTCTGGATTACAAACATATTATGATATTATTCAGCTTATAGAGAATTTTAAATCTGGTAAAAACCCACAGATTAGCACAGATTTTCAATTCGATTTTTTTGCTTATTCAATAGGTGGTTTTCTTGCTCAAATTTTAAAATTAACAAACTACAACAACTATTTTTCGAATGCTAAACTATGTTTATTTTGTAGCGGTACAACCTTTAATAGATTCTCTTCTGTATCTAAATTTATTTTAGATAGTGAAGCTAATGTGGCGTTGTATTCATTTTTAATTGAACACTTCGATAAATTTTTAAAGAAAGATAATCTACTTAAACATTATATTCTAGATGATCATTTAGAAGGCGAAGTTTTTCATGCCATGCTCGATTATCAGAAAAAAAGGGACTTTAGAGAAGCGCTATTAAAAAAATACGAAGACCAAATTTATGCTATTACCTTAAAAAAGGATTATGTTATTCCCTCGTTCGAAATTATTAACACCTTAAAAGGCGCTTATAGAGACATTAATATTAAAGTAGACGAAATAGATTTTGATAGAGATTATACTCACGAAAATCCATTTCCTAACACTAAAATTAATAACGAACAGATTAGCAAAGATTTTAATTTCGTTTTCAAAAAAGTTTGCGATTTTTACAATACCTAA
- a CDS encoding rhodanese-like domain-containing protein: MSFLSSLFGINTKKNKAITSLNANQFKTAIATKNVQLLDVRTVSEFKSGHIKGAKNIDSFSSAFNSEIEKLDKQKAVYVYCKSGVRSKQSAKKLAAVGFTEIYNLKHGLLSYK, from the coding sequence ATGTCATTTTTAAGTTCATTATTCGGGATAAACACTAAAAAAAACAAAGCAATTACATCACTTAATGCAAACCAATTTAAAACTGCAATCGCGACTAAAAACGTACAACTACTAGACGTTAGAACTGTCTCTGAGTTTAAATCGGGCCATATAAAAGGCGCTAAAAACATCGACTCTTTTTCTAGTGCTTTTAATTCTGAAATTGAAAAATTAGACAAACAAAAAGCGGTATATGTATATTGCAAAAGTGGCGTTCGCAGCAAACAAAGTGCTAAAAAACTAGCGGCTGTAGGTTTTACAGAAATTTACAATTTAAAACATGGACTTTTAAGTTATAAGTAA